The genomic interval GTTCAATGCCACCACTGGCTTGGAGCAGTACATGCCCTCCAGCGGCACGATGCCAAAGTGCTCGTTCTCGGGTGTATACAGCAGGCAATGAGCGGCAAAGAGTAGGCGACATTTCTCCTCGTCGGTAGGCGAGCGCAGCAACACAACGTGATCCTGCAGCTTAAGCTCCTCCGTGAGCTGCCCCAGCTCCGCAAAGTGCTCGACATTTTCCATGCATCGGGTGTCGTAGCCCCCCGCGATGATAAGGCGACAGCGCTTGAAGTCCGTGGTGGGCAGCATGTCGCCCAGGAGACGCAGGGAATGTAAGGCGAGAGCGTGGTTCTTCTTTCGCTCGTATCGATTGATGTCCAGATAGATGAAGGCGTTGAGTGGTACGCGCGGATGCACAGGCTCGTCCAATAAAGCAGACCGCTGCTCCAGCTTTTTCTGCATCTGGTCAAAGTACTGAGTGTGCAGCGAAGGATACAGCACATCCGGCACCGTGCTCAGTCGGCGGAAGGTGTCCTGGAAGACTCGCAGCGTAAACTTGGAGTTGACCAGCACCTTATCTGCTAGACCGATGGTGTGCTCCTCCAGCCAGTTGATGGGCAGGCGGTACAGGCGCTTGAGCAGACCTTCACGGCTGCTGAGAAGCTGATCCGGGAAGTGGCAGTAGAATAGAACTTTCGGACGATGAGGGGCGAAGCGGAGAACCGGAATGCATACAGAGATTAGGTCGCACACCACCACATCCACCTGCTCGCGCTGGGGCATGAAAAAGCTGGCGTAGATCGCCGCATAGAGCATGCGCAGATAGGCACAGATGGCGTAGAATCTTCCAAAGAGCCCGCGTGGCAACCAGTCGCCCACAACGTGAACCGGAAAGGTGCCGTCCGCCGTCTCCTTGAAGCAATGCGTGCTGTCGTGGTGATTCGTCAGGAAGCTGACCTGGTGTCCTCGTTCCTTGAGAGCCAAAGCGGCATCCACCACCAGTCGCTCGGCTCCTCCGATGCCCAAATCCGGGTGGAGGAACAGAACTCGAACCATGGCCTTAATCGGAAAGGTGCAgtaaaattattgaaaaacaatATGCTCGAACTAGGATTATATCCTTCTGCTAACGGGGGTCAGAATATTTGCATTCTTCAGAgggctttgtttttattatttaaaacgtttaaatatttcttcaGCTGATTCGCGTAAGTGTGACCATGGATGTATGTTCTAAAGCGGTTCTAAAGAAATATACCAAATAGATTACatatattccttttttttattttaaattatgcttTTGCTTGTGCATTGTTAATTAAGTCTAAAGATATCTATCTACTTTATTcatatattattatacttATTGTTGATTATATGTTCTGTAACCTATTTTATTACCTATAATATTAATCTTTCCCATAATATTTTCCCCATGTTGTGATTTTCATTtagatattatatataaattaaaactttgaaaatttgagctcctaaaataaatatttgatccTAATTTGAAATTCAAGAGAGTCAAATTTTTAGCACACGAAATGCGCGCGCTGCGGCAACCCTAGAACACATGTTGACAGCGCCCGCTTTTGGCGTTTTTTAGCCCCAAATCGACCTTGTTCTCGGCCCGTGTTTGCAACGAACGCATTAAATTTTCGTGAAAATAGCTCCGTTGAGTCAAATCCCTGCCAGAAACTGCCCAGAGATCCCGGTGATCCAGCTCCAGCCACATGAGGTCGTCGATGGCAGTTAGCCCATAGGCATGCGAGCCGCCTAAACCGCCGccgcagttgttgttgttcttcttgttgCCCAGGCGTCCCTTTAATGGTAAACTAATAATTGTGATTAAAGCGCGAATAGAACGAGCAAATCGAGTGTGTGCCGTGCCGTGTGCGCCTCAATTAAGTGTCGCCGCGTAGTAAAGTGAACAGTGTAGTAAACACCGAGCAAAACACAGGCGATGCAGCCAAATTGTTAGGCAGTACAGCGAAAAACactgaacaaaaaaaagaggcaGCAACTCTCCGGCGTTTCCATTGTCAAAACAAATACAAGCACACACCGCACACCCCCAGCTACTGCACAGCTAACGGTAAAGCTAAAGCCACGTAGCCGCAACGTTGCCAGCGCCGCCAAGATGCCCAAAATCCATGTGAAGAAGCCGCTGGCGGGATTGGTCATACGAAATCGGGCCCACAAGAGCAAGAGTGTCTTCACGGTGagtacatatgcatatattcaCGGATTTCGGATCGGACTAGCACCGTTCCGATATCACTATAAGTGGCCTTATCTACGGAGCCAAGGTGATTCAGCAAACGGCGTGTGCTTGACGCTCCAGTCGCGATTTGGGCATTACTTTTAGACGTAATCGAGGTCTATCAAACGAACGATTCGAGCACTGAAATGTTTACTCAGTTGGCACGGGGGTTTAAACAGTGCTTACTATAGTATTCCGAACTGGACATGTAGTACTATATGTTTATAAGTACGCTCTGATATGAAATATGCACTTTCTATAATCAGAAACAAATGCCATCTATATATCATAGTAAAAGGCACTACATTCCACAGAACTATGGTGTTTTATTATCGCATAAAGCCCTATTTGTGTTTATTAAGATGCTTCGATGTGGAATATACACTGTGATTACATTTAGTAATACAATTGTATAGTTTGGACGGTAATTTCAattgcaaaactttttatttttttaaggaTTGTGTGAAATTTAAAGTGTTAGATTaagatttattaaaattaaaattataaaatctaTATAAGGTCACAAAGTTTATCCATTAGCAAAGTACTTTACTAGGTCTCTCCATTTTCTTATCAGCAATTCTGCCATATTAAACACGTTTCACGTTTGCTTTGTTTATGATCGTTTTATGCTAattatttgctaaaaaaaaagccaCGCGGTATTTTAAGTCTGAATAACTAGAAATTATCTTAACACTACTACATATAAGtattgcaaatacaatacTTTTCAAGCCATTTCTTATAAAAACACTCAATGCACAGCATAGGCTGTAAAACTAGTCAGATTTTTCCCTCAGTGAGCGTAATTTGTGTGCCTTACTGCGGGAAAATGTGGCACTTTCCTATCGCTAATGATGAAGCAAGCCCATAAAGCTGATATCCACTGTAGGGGGTGGTAAATGTGGCAGACATCAGGCGATTTCACCCATTTACGATAGTAGCGATAATATCACAAGGTTTTCCCCCAAAAATCGGGCGATTGTTTTAAAGCTCTGCACTGGATTCGGATATGAAGTGCAGTAAAGGCATAAAACGTGATTGATAAGTGGGTAACTCCCACGGTGACTCCTCATTTGCCAGtgctccactccactccactcctcTCCAGCCACAGCTACAGCTCCAGCTCAAGTTCCACATCCACTTCTAGTTTTATAAGTGTGTCACTGGCAATGGCGTAATCAATTCAACATCGGTGACCCCATCCATCCCGCAGCCAGATGAACCACTTGTGGTGGTCGGCTTTCGATTTCGTGGAGAAGCTGCTCCGTGGGTTCTGGCCTTTCGCTTTCTGCTCTTTGAGTGCTTTTCGGGTttctggttttatttttacttggGGCCATTGAACTGCCTTTTGTTTACTATTCCTATGCTATACCTATGTGTGTTGTTCTTGGCTTTCCAGAACTAATGATCGCTCATTTGTTTGGGAAATCACTGCGCGTGTGAATATTACATTAGTCACCATTACTTTCCACCCTCGAAAAGCAGCCTTTGTAATGGCTGTAGTTTTAGCCATGACATTATGAGCAACTCAGGtgaggaggagcaggaactcccccattcccatttgcaGCCCATGTCCAATTTGAGTTGGTCGCTGGGGAAATGGATTCACCTGGAGTTTGGTAGCCAGCCTGCCGCCAAGCTCCCATTTCTATGCAACAGTTTTCGATTTGCTGGCCAGCTGAAAAGCTCATGACGCCTGCGCCACGGTCTAGTTTTCCTGCCCATTTCCCCCATTGGATTTTCACTTGTTTTCCCTGTCTAATGGCTGGGAAACTTAATTAGGGCTCGAGCCACGAGAATTTGGTTTTCGGAGTTGCCGAGCGACCTTGGCTAGCCACTAATTATCCTGCACGGTATAGTCATTAGACTTCATGCCACCCAGGAGATTTCAAACGACGCCATTTTtcatacaaattaatttcaattaggAAGCCCTTTAAATGCGGAAAACTGTTGAGAAAGTCATGAATACTTTATGCACTTTAATAACAAGAATATTCTTTTTAAAACATTACGTTATAGgagaaattttatttacaaatttgtgtttaatttacTTTCCACTGTAAGTAATTGCGCGCAGTGTACAGTGTACTACCGTTCCCAAGCAATTAGATAATTTCCCCAGAACAAGTCATTGTTTTTCGTGGTTCTCTgaactttttgccaaaattCCCTTGTAAATTTATTCAACGAAAGTAGCTTTTTGCCGTGAGTCAAATAGAGAAGCAGAAAAGCTGTTTCATTCATAAAACACTGCGATAGGGCGCAGAAGCGAACAGGTGCCAGAGATATGTAAAAGTAAAACCACAGAATGAAGTCGCATGAGAGCGTGGCAAATGGCCCGTTGAGCGAAAGCTTCTGCTCGGAAAATGCGAAGCCGGGAAAATGTGGcatgcaacaacagcaacacggcaaacaaacaaacattggCCAAAAAGTCCGATGGTTATTGTTGTGGGAAATTCTCGAGCACGCGAGAAAGCAGGTTTATGGAGCAAATCGACGACGAAAGTGAAAGAATCGAAAGTAATTTGGCAGGGAAAATGTGGGTGATAATCCCAAGggagaaatttaattttaataaaatatatatgtactagGCTTAGAAAGATCAAAATATCCTTACTTTTTATGGAACatttaacataaataatttattcaagTCTGTAAAACTCACTCATGTGCATTCCTTAGAATAAATCATGAGTTCGCAGTGAGAGGCATTTTCTGAAAATACCAAAAAGCTTTGCGCGGCCAAAGCTTCAAATGAAAAACGCGAGGAAAAGTGCAAtcgaaagcgaaagaaaatGCTCTGCCAGACGCTTTTCCAGCTGAGTACGGCGCAGCGTGTGGAAAAGCGCACATCGAAGTAGCGCACATTCTGTCGCGCTGTGTACCAAACGGAAAATTCGCCAAAACAATTTCCACGCGTTTTCTTTTCGTGACTGCTTTTGTTGCTAATTATATCGGATCGGTACCATGTGCAATTAAATAGAGCCTTGTATGAACAGCAAAGAAAATTTGAAACAGCTCGTTTCTTAAAGGAAAATTCCGtgaaaaatgtgtgtttttgtgcaaatttaatgtttgaAAAGTGGGAAATGGACGAAGCGAAGATTGAACTTGAAATGCTTCTCAATTCGCTGACCCACTCAATTCGCTTTTCAGCTTTCCACCCacggaaaagtgggaaaatcGTCCGTTACGCAAAACTGTAACTGTACCCCCACCGCCACTCTTGTTGTTATTCTCGGCtcatttatgtttttgttcaTGAGATCAGACTATATGTATCTCTGCTTTTTCTTCGCATCTTCGTTTTGGCGCAGGAAAAACCAAATGTGGCGGAGAATTTTCCCCTTGAAAACCGAATTTTCTCAGCCTCTCGTGTTACTGATTTTCTTTGTTCTTTGCCCGCCTGacgcacacaaaaacaaaaatggaaacgaaaatgaaaatgaatagaaacgaaaagaaacgcaacgaaaaggaaaaggaaaagcctCCGCTTTCCTTGAAGAAGGTCACCTAAACTGGGCGTCCTTTCGCCCATTTTCCGATCCTTATAATTTCCTTGACCAGtatgctgttgttgtttaatGTTCCGAGAACTTCGCATAATTCCGTTTGCATTAAGCGCTCgtaaaatgattttttatgGCCGATGAGCTTCTGGCTCTAGAGGTTCTCATTTAATGTGGGCCCATTAAATGTGAGATAATCTCATCCGCGGTGCATGCAACAATCTGATTTGCATTCTATATGGATTTAAGCGTGTTTTATAGCGTACAGATTACTTCATATGCAGTCATTCTGGCGAGAAATCATCTCTCCACGTTTATTTTGCTAACCAAACGTCCAGAGTTCAATAAACCTTCGCCGCAAAATTTCCATGACACTTTTTAtgtgcttttctttttctatttttttttgctgggaaagcgaaaagaataAAACTCTGCCACGCATAAATTTCCATTCTCATCCTCGGCCCGAGTTATAGGTTGGGATTGAGTCCTGAAGCCAGGACAAACATTTGCACAGTCAGGGGCTCGAATGCCAATCAATTATGGCGAAACTTCGCTTCGCCACATGAGTGGCTGCTCGAGTCCCAGAAAACGCCGTTGGATAACGCGTTGGCATCCATAAATTATATCCCCAATTCCGAGGCTTTGTTCGCAGCTTGGAATCTCCCCTTTTGTCAGAGCTGGGGGCTCCTATTGTCTCATAGACATGCCGCAATGGGTAGAGTGTCAAGTGCAGCACTTTATTTCATAGCCCAGTGACTAAAAGGTACGCTTCAAAGTTATCTGACTTGTCTGCAAGTTGTTTccattttaaacatatttaagaACTTTTAGTTGATTTATCTACCTTACATCGATAATAATATGCAAACATGTGATAACTATTGAGCCAATTCAATTATATTATGCAACTGTTCGTAGAGACCAAAAAGGTtgtttaataatatgtttatgCGCACATGTACTGTTGGTTCTTGTGTTTCCATATAATCTAATCCAGTTGCTAATGCAGTACCAAGGAAATTATCTAAGCCTAGTAGTGCCATTCGTTTTGGGGCTGTGGCATTTTGGCCACGTGCCAATCCTCGGAGCACTCGCTTCCGTTGTCTCCTTATGCAAATTAACTGCACGACTTCCGCTGATGCAGTTGAACTGTCGTGTTGCAGCTTTCATTCTGTCCTTTTGCGGttgttgcatttatttatttttttttttttttggttgtgtCAACACTTTTTGGGCAACAGTTCGGGaatcataaatttattaaaactgcTTGTGTGCCGTGTCTTGGTGTCCACGGTGCTTGGTGCGGCATGCAAGGTCAGCCGGGTGCTCGCCATCGAATTTAGATTCGGATCGGGTTAGCTTTCGGCTGGTGTGATGGGTagttgggtggttgggtggtgccAGGGGTTCGGTTCGCTTGGTTTGGTCTGGGTGCATCATCGCCGCTAATCAATAAGAGACGCCATTCATTCGCTTCGCTTCTGGGCTTTTTTCATCCATTTCATGTGGCTGATGAAATCCCAGGTCACTACATTTGGATGATTGCGGCTGGGATTGCAGCGATTTGGATGTTTTTGCTGCCAGCACTGCAATTTCCATTATCTAGCTGCCGGAATCTGTGTGAAACcacaaaatcaataaatcatGTGCTCTGCTGTGGTGTCCTGTGTCCTTTATTCATTATTCTTATGCCCTGAAATCGGtcaatatttgaatttagAACTCCGGGGGATTAAAACTATTACAAACAATTGAATTTTATGCAAACTGAGGGCTCATAAAAATGAGGAAGTTTTgtcaaattaatttgaaaattccaattcatttttcgatgtatgtatatctttTAGCCAATCGATAGAATTGATTATTTGCGGGCGGCAGTGGGCTGTTCAAAGTGTCAACCCAGAAAGCCAGTGAGCTACAAATCATCTTCCCATCTGGCTCCTTCTGCTCTTTCTGCTTCTtcagctccttctgctcctcctgctcatCCCGCTGATCCTTGGTGCTCATGGGGCTGAAACCCATTTAGACGCTGCACCCGTCGCAGCTTGACACTTTCTGGCCACGTTGTTgacaaactatttttaatattgaaaGGCAGCGGGCAGCGTTTGCTTCTCacgagagtgtgtgtgtgtgtgtgttcatgTGTTGGCTAATGTGAGCAGGCACATTACGTATCCGCAGCGTTGCACGCGCGCTGCAGGCTCTGAATTGAATTTCAACGGCATCTGCTGCTTTGGCACAGGCTCGTCTCTTTCAGCATTTTTCGTCCTTTTCATTTAGCCGCCGCTCGTGCACTCACATGACCTTGGTGCCACGGAATGCTCTCCATTAGCCACCAGTCGTCGTCAGCCAGTCCGCCGTTCATGTGGGCTGACATTTGGCATCAACTAAGGAGAAAGATGAAAGCGCTTCGCTGGTCGATAGAAGTGCTCATGTGCgcgttttcagttttcagtttcactTGGCAGGAATTTAAGCTCTTCTACATGAGAAGAAAATCTATATGAGTAGAAAATCTATTTGGAAAAGATATCTATATAAGTAGAAAATCTATTAAAGTAGGaaatcatatatgtatattcgtAGGTATCTTTAACAGTGCAaactttgtttaattgtttttagcgaggtgttcatatttattcatatttcattttaatgcaTATACCTTTCTTTcataatttccattaaaatgtCTTTTTCATTAATGCTTTTGTGAAGAAAATCAGTTATTTTTGTTACCCCAACAGGAATAGTTCCATTTTGGAATCCTCGTCCACAGTTTTGAAACAAAAAGCCCGGATAGAAGAAGGAAATTTAATGGAATGGAATTCCGcttattgtttgcttttaatgCCCAGCTTTTATGCTGCTTACCCCTGCCAAAAGTGTCGCTGAttgatttgtgtgtgtgccgtcAGGCCTGCCGgagtatttttaattaaaattgcgaCAGTCCTTTGCTTAAGGATTCAAGCACCTGCCAACTCAGCCACCCACGCGCGATAATCTCTGACTTGGGCATGTGGCAAGCAGAAGGTATCGGGGAGCAGGATATTCCACTTCATGACTTTGGGGGCAACTTCTGGGCTGCCAGTGCTCGGTGTCCTTGGTGCCGCGGGCTTTGGCCTACTTTTCAATAAGCCACAACAATGGAGTTGCCAGTTATTGGCCATTGTCTGGTGGTCTTGGCATTATTGCGaaatccaaatcgaaatcaagTGCGCCACGAGCGCAGAATATCTTTGTGGAAAAAGGGGTTGTGGCTTCGCCAAAATACCATCTACAAAATTAgcataaaatggaaaaaaattcgaaatatgAAAGCATTTCTTTGCATATTATTGTATTCTTACACTTTAAAATGAAGTTgaaaccaatttaataaagttaaagCTTCTTACAAGCTTAGATTTCTAAATTAGGAGTTTTATAACAAACTCTGACTACTAATTTTATGTAGGAGTTCACAGTCATTATTGATTCATAGCAATTTATTGTagataatatttttttcagtgcggttaaatgcattttaatggaGTTTAGATTGTATCACGAATTTCACCTGAGTGGCCCCCAACTTGACCTCGCcagccatttggccatttaaattttttgcgTGTCCTGCGGGGGCAACCCATCAGATGGATTACCCATGACCGGCAAGATTAATTAGCAAACCAAACCAGAAAACCAGAAATTCG from Drosophila yakuba strain Tai18E2 chromosome 3L, Prin_Dyak_Tai18E2_2.1, whole genome shotgun sequence carries:
- the LOC6533425 gene encoding alpha-1,3/1,6-mannosyltransferase ALG2 produces the protein MVRVLFLHPDLGIGGAERLVVDAALALKERGHQVSFLTNHHDSTHCFKETADGTFPVHVVGDWLPRGLFGRFYAICAYLRMLYAAIYASFFMPQREQVDVVVCDLISVCIPVLRFAPHRPKVLFYCHFPDQLLSSREGLLKRLYRLPINWLEEHTIGLADKVLVNSKFTLRVFQDTFRRLSTVPDVLYPSLHTQYFDQMQKKLEQRSALLDEPVHPRVPLNAFIYLDINRYERKKNHALALHSLRLLGDMLPTTDFKRCRLIIAGGYDTRCMENVEHFAELGQLTEELKLQDHVVLLRSPTDEEKCRLLFAAHCLLYTPENEHFGIVPLEGMYCSKPVVALNSGGPTETVVNTSTGFLCEKTEKSFGGAMHQLFRDEQLRVKMGDQGHKRVQQKFSFQAFADRLNGIIRDLVPISKESSAKKTE